In Hymenobacter sublimis, a single genomic region encodes these proteins:
- a CDS encoding ferritin-like domain-containing protein — translation MNQPQTNSAAGSDTNSNGSLLDQAQQLIGKDNLGGLLNQLGPSLKKASSSIGKLSTTQKVVGGALILIGAAVLTNRSKKGAASEGDETSTLRELLYFVNDRIEGYQRAVDESQDAQQRGYYKQLVSQSQRFANQLNDHLRELGGGRETSTTLKGKLYRRWMDAKAALTGADEKAILGSNIYGEEWALKAYEDALSSQTLTGSLRLEVERQYAQSQKTYEELKKRQAQQ, via the coding sequence ATGAACCAACCACAAACAAACTCCGCAGCCGGCTCCGATACGAATTCGAATGGCTCCCTGCTGGATCAGGCCCAGCAACTCATTGGCAAAGACAACTTAGGCGGCCTGCTCAACCAGCTGGGCCCCTCGCTAAAGAAAGCCAGCTCCAGCATCGGTAAGCTCAGCACTACTCAAAAAGTGGTAGGCGGAGCCCTTATCCTGATTGGAGCCGCCGTGCTCACCAACCGCAGCAAGAAAGGCGCCGCTAGTGAGGGCGACGAAACCAGCACCCTGCGCGAGCTGCTCTATTTTGTAAATGACCGGATTGAGGGCTACCAGCGGGCCGTAGACGAAAGCCAGGATGCCCAGCAGCGTGGCTACTACAAGCAGCTCGTCAGCCAGAGCCAGCGCTTTGCCAACCAGCTAAACGACCACCTGCGCGAGCTAGGCGGCGGCCGCGAAACCAGCACCACCCTCAAGGGCAAGCTCTACCGCCGCTGGATGGATGCCAAAGCCGCACTGACCGGCGCCGACGAAAAAGCCATTCTCGGGTCTAACATCTACGGCGAAGAGTGGGCTCTGAAAGCCTACGAGGACGCCCTCAGCAGCCAGACCCTAACCGGCTCCCTGCGCCTGGAAGTAGAACGCCAGTACGCTCAGTCGCAGAAAACGTACGAGGAACTGAAGAAGCGCCAGGCTCAGCAATAG
- a CDS encoding GMC oxidoreductase — protein sequence MANNTYDAIVIGSGISGGMAAKELTEKGLKTIMLERGRNVEHIKDYVNANAAPWELPHRGGKTQQMIKDYPVLGRDYTLNESNLDFWVNEKESPYVEVKPFDWFRGYQVGGRSLMWGRQSYRWSDYDFEANAKDGVAVDWPIRYKDLAPWYSHAERFAGISGNRDGLPQLPDGDFMPPMEMNCVEKDVAARIKKNYKDRHMVIGRTANITKPHNNRTNCQYRNKCWLGCPFGAYFSTQSASLPAAVATGNLTLRPHSIVTRILYDKDTKRAKGVEVLDAETNQTYEYFAKIVFLNASALNSAWVLMNSATDVWPEGLGSSSGELGHNVMDHHFRVGAHGEMPGYEDKYVYGRRANGIYVPRFRNLFGDKRDYIRGFGYQGGAGREGWSREIAEMSFGGDFKDALTEPGQWTMGLGAFGETLPYHDNRIFLDKTKKDKWGLPVLAMDATIRDNEQKMRIDMMQDAQEMLEKAGLKNVKTYNNGYNMGGGIHEMGTARMGRDPKTSVLNQYNQVWDAPNVYVTDGACMTSAACQNPSLTYMALTARAVDHAVGELKKQNV from the coding sequence ATGGCAAATAACACGTACGATGCAATTGTCATCGGCTCCGGCATTTCGGGCGGCATGGCCGCCAAGGAGCTGACGGAGAAGGGCCTGAAAACCATCATGCTGGAGCGGGGCCGCAACGTAGAGCACATCAAAGACTACGTGAATGCCAACGCAGCGCCCTGGGAGCTACCCCACCGCGGGGGCAAAACCCAGCAGATGATCAAGGACTACCCCGTCCTGGGTCGGGACTACACCCTGAACGAGAGTAACCTCGATTTCTGGGTAAATGAGAAGGAAAGCCCCTACGTGGAGGTCAAGCCCTTCGACTGGTTTCGGGGCTACCAGGTGGGCGGCCGCTCCCTGATGTGGGGGCGGCAGTCGTACCGCTGGAGCGACTATGACTTTGAGGCCAACGCCAAGGATGGGGTAGCCGTCGACTGGCCCATCCGCTACAAGGACCTGGCGCCCTGGTACAGCCACGCCGAGCGGTTCGCGGGCATCAGCGGCAACCGGGACGGCCTACCCCAGCTCCCCGATGGCGACTTTATGCCGCCCATGGAAATGAACTGCGTGGAAAAAGACGTAGCGGCCCGCATCAAGAAAAACTACAAGGACCGCCACATGGTGATTGGGCGCACGGCCAACATCACCAAGCCCCATAACAACCGCACCAACTGCCAGTACCGCAATAAGTGCTGGCTGGGCTGCCCCTTCGGAGCCTATTTCAGCACCCAGTCGGCCAGCTTGCCAGCGGCGGTGGCCACGGGCAACCTCACGCTGCGGCCCCATTCCATTGTCACGCGCATCCTCTACGACAAGGACACCAAGCGGGCCAAGGGCGTGGAAGTGCTCGACGCGGAAACCAACCAGACCTACGAGTACTTCGCCAAAATCGTCTTCCTCAACGCTTCGGCCCTGAACTCGGCCTGGGTGCTGATGAACTCCGCCACCGACGTGTGGCCCGAAGGCCTGGGTAGCAGCAGCGGGGAGCTGGGCCACAACGTAATGGACCACCACTTCCGGGTGGGGGCCCACGGCGAGATGCCCGGCTACGAGGACAAATACGTGTACGGGCGGCGGGCCAACGGCATTTACGTGCCGCGCTTCCGCAACTTGTTCGGCGACAAGCGCGACTACATCCGGGGCTTTGGCTACCAGGGCGGAGCCGGCCGGGAAGGCTGGAGCCGGGAAATTGCCGAAATGAGCTTCGGCGGCGACTTCAAGGACGCCCTCACCGAGCCGGGCCAGTGGACCATGGGCCTGGGAGCCTTCGGTGAAACCCTCCCCTACCACGACAACCGCATCTTCCTCGACAAAACCAAGAAGGACAAGTGGGGCCTGCCGGTGCTGGCCATGGACGCTACCATCCGCGACAACGAGCAGAAAATGCGCATCGACATGATGCAGGATGCCCAGGAAATGCTGGAAAAGGCGGGCCTCAAAAACGTAAAAACCTACAACAACGGCTACAACATGGGCGGCGGCATCCACGAGATGGGCACCGCCCGCATGGGCCGCGACCCGAAAACCTCGGTGCTCAACCAGTACAACCAGGTCTGGGATGCGCCCAACGTGTACGTCACGGACGGGGCCTGCATGACCTCCGCGGCCTGCCAAAACCCCTCCCTCACCTACATGGCCCTCACGGCCCGCGCCGTCGACCACGCGGTGGGGGAATTGAAAAAGCAAAACGTCTAA
- a CDS encoding sugar phosphate isomerase/epimerase family protein: MKTIKGPAIFLAQFISDQPPFNSLESICQWASSLGFKGVQLPTLDSRFIDLQLAAESKTYADELKGKVQAAGLEITELSTHLQGQLVAVNPAYDQLFDGFAPEAVRGNPQARQEWAVQQLKYAAKASQNLGLTAHATFSGALLWPMVYPWPQRPAGIVETGFTELARRWLPILNTFDACGVDVCYEVHAGEDLHDGISYEMFLDKVQQHPRACLLYDPSHFVLQCLDYLEYIDIYHERIRAFHVKDAEFNPTGRQGVYGGYQSWLDRAGRFRSLGDGQVDFKAVFSKMAAYDFPGWAVLEWECALKHPEDGAREGATFIQNHIIRVTDKAFDDFAAAGTDEARNKTLLGL; encoded by the coding sequence ATGAAAACCATCAAGGGACCTGCTATTTTCCTGGCGCAGTTCATTTCCGATCAGCCCCCATTCAACAGCTTGGAGTCCATCTGCCAGTGGGCTAGTAGCCTGGGCTTTAAAGGAGTACAACTCCCAACCCTAGACAGCCGCTTTATCGACCTGCAGCTGGCCGCCGAGAGCAAAACCTACGCCGACGAGCTAAAGGGCAAAGTGCAGGCGGCGGGGCTGGAAATCACCGAGCTTTCTACCCACCTGCAAGGCCAGTTGGTGGCCGTGAACCCCGCCTACGACCAGCTGTTCGATGGCTTCGCGCCGGAAGCGGTGCGGGGCAACCCCCAAGCCCGCCAGGAGTGGGCCGTGCAACAGCTCAAATACGCCGCCAAAGCTTCCCAAAACCTGGGACTGACGGCTCACGCCACCTTCAGCGGGGCCCTGCTCTGGCCCATGGTCTACCCCTGGCCCCAGCGCCCGGCCGGCATCGTCGAAACTGGTTTCACGGAGTTAGCCCGGCGCTGGCTACCCATCCTGAACACTTTCGATGCGTGCGGCGTGGACGTGTGCTACGAGGTGCACGCCGGCGAGGACCTGCACGACGGCATCAGCTACGAAATGTTTCTCGACAAAGTGCAGCAGCACCCGCGCGCCTGCCTACTCTACGACCCCTCCCACTTCGTGCTCCAGTGCCTGGACTACCTCGAGTACATTGACATTTACCACGAGCGGATTCGGGCCTTCCACGTCAAGGACGCCGAGTTTAACCCCACGGGCCGCCAGGGCGTGTACGGGGGCTACCAGAGTTGGCTCGACCGGGCCGGCCGCTTCCGCTCCCTCGGCGACGGGCAGGTCGATTTCAAAGCCGTTTTCAGCAAAATGGCCGCCTACGACTTTCCCGGCTGGGCCGTGCTGGAGTGGGAATGCGCCCTGAAACATCCCGAAGATGGGGCCCGCGAAGGGGCCACCTTCATCCAGAACCACATTATCCGCGTCACGGACAAAGCCTTTGACGATTTTGCGGCGGCTGGCACCGATGAAGCCCGCAACAAAACCCTGCTTGGTCTTTAA
- a CDS encoding FAD binding domain-containing protein — MNQFQYVRPTKQQAAIDAVAKDATATFIAGGTNLVDLMKRGVMTPQKLVDINRLPLTRIDHDPGKLRIGALALNSTVADDKQVRERQPLLALALNAGASAQLRNMATIGGNMLQRTRCSYFYDTAMPCNKREPGTGCGALEGINRMHAIFGFSDKCIAVHPSDMSVALVALDATVQVSGPKGNRSIPFAELHRLPGDTPQKDTTLEPGELITAVDIPDGPFTKHVHYQKVRERASYAFALLSVAAALDLDSNNTIKAARLAMGGVAHKPWRLTAAEQALVGKPATEETFRQAATVAMQGAKAFKHNAYKLTLGPNTIIQALKTAASAA; from the coding sequence ATGAATCAGTTCCAATACGTCCGCCCTACCAAGCAACAGGCTGCCATTGATGCGGTAGCCAAGGATGCTACGGCCACCTTCATTGCTGGCGGCACCAACCTCGTTGACCTGATGAAGCGCGGAGTGATGACGCCCCAGAAGCTGGTGGACATCAACCGCCTACCCCTGACCCGCATTGACCACGACCCCGGCAAGCTGCGCATCGGAGCCCTGGCCCTAAACTCCACGGTAGCCGACGACAAGCAGGTGCGCGAACGGCAGCCGTTGCTGGCCCTGGCTCTGAACGCCGGCGCTTCAGCCCAGCTGCGCAACATGGCTACCATCGGGGGCAACATGCTCCAGCGCACCCGCTGCTCCTACTTTTATGACACGGCCATGCCCTGCAACAAGCGGGAGCCGGGCACGGGCTGCGGGGCCCTGGAAGGCATCAACCGCATGCACGCCATCTTCGGTTTTTCCGATAAGTGCATTGCCGTGCACCCCTCCGACATGAGCGTGGCCCTGGTGGCCCTCGATGCTACGGTGCAGGTGAGCGGCCCCAAGGGCAACCGCAGCATCCCCTTTGCCGAGCTGCACCGCCTGCCCGGCGACACGCCCCAGAAAGACACTACCCTGGAGCCCGGCGAGCTAATTACCGCTGTGGATATTCCGGATGGGCCTTTTACCAAGCACGTGCACTACCAGAAAGTGCGCGAGCGGGCCTCCTACGCGTTTGCCCTGCTCTCCGTAGCCGCGGCTCTGGACTTAGACAGCAACAACACCATTAAGGCCGCCCGCCTGGCCATGGGCGGGGTGGCCCACAAGCCCTGGCGCCTCACGGCTGCCGAGCAGGCCCTGGTAGGCAAGCCCGCCACCGAGGAAACCTTCCGGCAGGCGGCCACCGTGGCCATGCAAGGTGCCAAAGCCTTCAAGCACAACGCCTACAAGCTCACGCTGGGCCCCAACACCATCATTCAGGCGTTGAAAACCGCCGCTAGCGCCGCCTAA
- a CDS encoding Gfo/Idh/MocA family protein, giving the protein MKLRLGMIGGGQGAFIGAVHRHAAALDGLYDLVAGAFSSNPETSRASGQLLGLAPERVYGSFEELIYGEKQRPETERVQVLSIVTPNHLHFAPAKLALENGFHVILDKPMTFSLAEAKELQAVAEASNCRFCLTHTYTGYPMVKEARQLVASGELGTIRKAYVEYPQGWLSTFEEGGSNKQAAWRTDPARSGVAGAMGDIGTHAFNLLEYVTGLQVSQLCADINTVVPGRQLDDDGAVLLRLSGGASGVLVATQVAAGEENNVRLRVYGEKGGLEWQQVDANTLLVKWLDRPTEIRRAGTGYVSSYAQHNTRTPAGHPEGYLEAFANLYRNFALSLQADLSGTTAPPEALDYPSIAEGVRGMAFIENVIASGRSEQKWTPFSC; this is encoded by the coding sequence ATGAAATTACGATTAGGCATGATTGGCGGCGGACAAGGCGCATTTATTGGCGCGGTTCATCGTCATGCCGCCGCCCTGGATGGCCTCTACGACTTGGTAGCCGGCGCCTTTAGCAGCAACCCCGAAACCTCCCGGGCCAGCGGGCAGCTGCTGGGCCTGGCGCCGGAACGCGTCTACGGCTCGTTTGAGGAGCTGATTTATGGGGAAAAGCAACGGCCGGAAACGGAGCGGGTGCAGGTGCTGTCCATCGTGACGCCCAACCATTTGCACTTTGCCCCCGCCAAGCTAGCCCTGGAAAACGGCTTCCACGTCATCCTGGATAAGCCTATGACATTTTCCCTGGCCGAGGCCAAGGAGTTGCAAGCCGTGGCGGAAGCCAGCAACTGCCGCTTCTGCCTGACGCATACCTACACCGGCTACCCCATGGTAAAGGAAGCGCGGCAGCTGGTAGCCTCCGGCGAGCTGGGCACCATCCGCAAGGCCTACGTGGAGTACCCCCAGGGCTGGCTTAGCACCTTTGAGGAAGGCGGCAGTAACAAGCAGGCCGCCTGGCGCACCGACCCCGCCCGGAGCGGCGTGGCCGGGGCCATGGGCGACATTGGCACTCACGCCTTCAACCTGCTAGAATATGTGACTGGCCTACAGGTTAGCCAGCTGTGCGCCGACATTAACACGGTAGTACCCGGCCGCCAGCTCGATGACGACGGGGCCGTGCTGCTTCGCCTCTCGGGCGGAGCCAGTGGGGTGCTGGTAGCTACCCAGGTAGCGGCCGGCGAGGAAAACAACGTGCGCCTGCGCGTGTACGGCGAAAAAGGCGGGCTGGAATGGCAGCAGGTTGATGCCAACACCCTGCTGGTGAAGTGGCTGGACCGGCCCACGGAAATCCGCCGGGCGGGCACGGGTTACGTCAGCTCCTACGCCCAGCACAACACCCGCACCCCGGCCGGCCACCCCGAGGGCTACCTCGAAGCCTTCGCCAACCTCTACCGCAACTTCGCCCTGAGTTTGCAAGCCGACCTAAGTGGCACTACCGCCCCGCCCGAAGCCCTGGACTACCCTAGCATTGCGGAGGGAGTGCGCGGCATGGCCTTCATTGAAAACGTCATTGCCTCGGGCCGCTCCGAGCAAAAGTGGACTCCGTTTAGCTGTTAG
- a CDS encoding sugar phosphate isomerase/epimerase family protein, with translation MSTSRRAFVKSAGLLSAGAFLAPSLVAAAASAPKSYIGLQLYTVRDAMQKDPAGTLAQVAQLGYTSVEGATYTGSQNFYGMTAAAFAKQLKQAGLIMPSSHYRLGEEQYQNQPVQGTMLYGWDKAVDDAAQAGVKYMVCAYLSEAERGNLDHYKLLADRLNKAGERCKKAGLQMCYHNHDFEFMPLEGQVPYDVLLRATDKDLVKMELDLYWATKAGKDPVALFQQHPGRFPLWHVKDMDKTPKRDFTEVGSGVIDFKRIFAQAGKSGMKYFFVEQDQTPGSPFDSIKKSITHIKRTLV, from the coding sequence ATGAGTACATCCCGCCGTGCTTTTGTAAAGTCTGCCGGCCTGCTTTCGGCAGGTGCTTTTCTGGCTCCTTCCCTAGTAGCTGCCGCTGCTTCCGCCCCCAAGTCTTACATCGGTCTGCAGCTATACACCGTCCGCGACGCCATGCAGAAGGACCCGGCGGGTACGCTGGCTCAGGTGGCGCAGTTAGGCTATACTTCCGTGGAGGGCGCTACCTACACGGGCAGCCAGAACTTTTACGGCATGACGGCGGCCGCCTTTGCCAAGCAGCTTAAGCAGGCAGGCCTGATCATGCCCAGCAGCCACTACCGCCTCGGCGAGGAGCAATACCAAAACCAACCGGTACAGGGCACCATGCTCTACGGTTGGGACAAAGCCGTGGACGATGCGGCCCAGGCCGGGGTAAAGTACATGGTGTGCGCCTACCTCTCGGAGGCGGAGCGCGGCAACCTCGACCACTACAAGTTGCTAGCCGACCGCCTGAACAAGGCCGGAGAACGGTGCAAGAAGGCCGGTCTGCAGATGTGCTACCACAACCACGACTTCGAGTTTATGCCCCTGGAGGGCCAGGTGCCCTACGACGTGCTGCTCCGCGCCACCGACAAGGACTTGGTGAAGATGGAGCTGGACCTGTACTGGGCCACCAAAGCCGGCAAGGACCCCGTGGCCCTGTTCCAGCAGCACCCTGGCCGCTTCCCGCTCTGGCACGTGAAGGACATGGACAAGACGCCCAAGCGCGACTTTACGGAGGTAGGCAGCGGGGTCATCGACTTCAAGCGCATCTTCGCCCAGGCCGGCAAATCGGGCATGAAGTACTTTTTCGTGGAGCAAGACCAGACGCCCGGCTCCCCCTTCGACAGCATCAAGAAAAGCATCACCCACATCAAGCGCACCCTGGTATAA
- a CDS encoding c-type cytochrome — MKNAILLLSFCASLAACGSGSEKPAAKEDYTLADTEETLDTDSTTGSNVTAVAHQPQIDTNSTKIGTAPTGGAVAKGAKLIEGADCTGCHRENEKLLGPAYKAVAEKYPATAANVSMLAGKVITGGKGNWGDIAMTPHPGLSKADAEEMVRYILTLK; from the coding sequence ATGAAAAACGCCATCCTACTCCTCAGCTTCTGCGCTAGCCTGGCCGCCTGCGGCTCTGGTTCCGAAAAGCCTGCTGCCAAGGAAGACTATACCCTGGCCGATACCGAAGAAACGTTGGACACCGACAGCACCACCGGCTCCAACGTAACGGCCGTGGCCCACCAGCCCCAGATAGATACCAACTCCACCAAAATCGGCACGGCCCCAACCGGGGGCGCGGTAGCCAAGGGTGCCAAGCTAATTGAGGGCGCCGACTGCACGGGTTGCCACCGCGAAAACGAGAAGCTGCTCGGGCCCGCCTACAAGGCCGTAGCCGAAAAATATCCTGCCACGGCCGCCAACGTCAGCATGCTGGCCGGCAAGGTCATAACCGGCGGCAAAGGCAACTGGGGCGACATCGCCATGACCCCGCACCCCGGCTTGTCCAAAGCCGACGCCGAGGAAATGGTGCGTTATATCCTGACTCTGAAGTAG
- a CDS encoding xanthine dehydrogenase family protein molybdopterin-binding subunit, with protein sequence MNEQPKPKKQIGAPMNRVDGHQKVTGAATYSAEYQLPNITYAVLVGSTVTKGRLSGLDTKAAERAPGVLAVISHLNAPKPPGPKPEGKDPSQPQTQGNPLQVFNDDKIRFNDQPIAVVVADSWERARYAAGLVKAQYAKEAHQTNLEANADKAFLPTAAKKNPKNPMNDYQRGQVDAYKTGAVKLESEYVIPTEVHHPMELQAITAHWEAPDRLTLYDKTQGTMATRRDFAKQWGLPEENVKVIATYVGGAFGNALHSWPHEAAAILAAKVVNRPVKLMLTREQMFTMVGYRPYTWQKLGMSATPDGKITAITHESIGQTSSYEEFTESTLAQTRMMYQSPNVTTRYRLAALDIGSPIWMRGPGEATGAFALESAMDEMAYMLNLDPLEFRLRNYTDEDPEKNKPWSTKFLKECYQLGADRIGWNKRQLKPGSLRDGDWLIGYGMGVGTFGAHRGAATVGAQLLPNGTVLLQCATTDIGPGTGTAMTQIAADTLGISPDNIRFELGNSSFPKAGTQGGSSTVNSVGPATQEACLALKDKLRTLAGAAFSTAKAEDITFEGGQTVMRNDANGKLPLQISLRNNPSVKISYSDILRQNGQQNVSATVEAKPGGEGQKYSMYSFSVHFAEVRVHQLTGEVRVSKLVSCADAGTIVNEKTAGNQMKGGAVGGIGMALMEHARIDDRFGRYVTKDFADYHVPVHADSPDVQVAFVNQPDPHVNALGTKGIGEIAIIGVAPAIANAVFNATGKRIRELPITPDKLI encoded by the coding sequence ATGAACGAACAACCCAAGCCGAAAAAGCAGATCGGGGCGCCGATGAACCGGGTCGACGGCCACCAGAAAGTAACGGGCGCGGCTACCTACTCGGCCGAATACCAGTTGCCCAACATCACCTACGCCGTGCTGGTGGGTAGCACCGTCACGAAAGGTCGCCTCTCTGGCCTTGACACCAAAGCGGCCGAGCGGGCCCCGGGCGTGCTGGCCGTTATCAGCCACCTCAACGCTCCAAAGCCCCCGGGCCCCAAGCCCGAAGGCAAGGACCCCTCGCAGCCGCAAACCCAGGGCAACCCCCTGCAGGTGTTCAACGACGACAAGATTCGCTTCAACGACCAGCCCATTGCTGTGGTGGTGGCCGACAGCTGGGAGCGGGCCCGCTACGCCGCTGGGCTCGTGAAGGCGCAGTATGCTAAGGAAGCGCACCAAACCAACCTGGAGGCCAACGCCGACAAAGCCTTCTTGCCCACCGCAGCCAAGAAGAACCCCAAGAACCCGATGAACGACTACCAGCGCGGCCAGGTAGATGCCTACAAAACGGGCGCCGTGAAGCTGGAAAGCGAGTACGTGATTCCCACCGAAGTGCATCACCCCATGGAGCTGCAAGCCATTACGGCTCATTGGGAAGCGCCCGATCGGCTCACGCTTTACGATAAGACCCAGGGCACTATGGCTACCCGCCGCGACTTTGCCAAGCAGTGGGGCCTGCCCGAGGAAAACGTAAAAGTCATTGCTACCTACGTAGGCGGCGCTTTCGGCAACGCCCTGCACAGCTGGCCCCACGAGGCGGCGGCCATTTTGGCGGCCAAGGTGGTAAACCGACCCGTGAAGCTGATGCTGACCCGGGAGCAGATGTTCACGATGGTAGGCTACCGGCCTTACACCTGGCAAAAGCTGGGCATGAGCGCCACGCCCGATGGTAAAATCACGGCCATCACCCACGAGAGCATTGGTCAAACTTCTAGCTATGAGGAGTTTACTGAATCGACCTTGGCTCAGACGCGCATGATGTATCAGTCGCCGAACGTGACGACGCGCTACCGTCTGGCGGCCCTGGACATTGGTTCGCCCATCTGGATGCGCGGCCCCGGCGAGGCCACCGGCGCGTTTGCTCTGGAGTCGGCCATGGATGAAATGGCCTATATGCTGAACCTGGACCCGCTGGAGTTCCGCCTGCGCAATTACACCGACGAGGACCCGGAGAAGAACAAGCCCTGGAGCACCAAATTTCTGAAAGAATGCTACCAGCTAGGGGCGGACCGCATTGGCTGGAATAAGCGCCAGCTCAAGCCCGGCTCCCTGCGCGACGGGGACTGGCTGATTGGCTACGGCATGGGGGTAGGCACCTTCGGGGCGCACCGCGGCGCGGCCACCGTAGGCGCCCAGTTACTGCCCAACGGCACCGTACTGCTCCAATGCGCCACCACCGATATTGGCCCCGGCACCGGCACCGCCATGACCCAGATTGCGGCCGATACTTTGGGTATTTCACCCGATAATATTCGCTTTGAGCTGGGCAACTCGTCCTTCCCCAAGGCCGGCACTCAGGGCGGCTCCTCCACCGTAAACAGCGTGGGTCCGGCCACCCAGGAAGCCTGCCTGGCCCTGAAAGACAAGCTGCGCACCCTGGCTGGAGCGGCTTTCAGCACTGCCAAAGCGGAAGATATTACGTTCGAAGGCGGCCAAACGGTGATGCGCAATGATGCCAATGGCAAGCTGCCCTTGCAGATTAGTCTCCGCAACAACCCTAGCGTTAAAATATCCTACAGCGACATTCTACGGCAGAATGGACAGCAAAACGTTTCTGCAACGGTAGAAGCCAAGCCCGGCGGCGAGGGCCAGAAGTACTCCATGTACTCCTTTTCGGTGCATTTTGCGGAGGTGCGGGTACACCAGCTTACAGGTGAGGTGCGGGTTAGCAAACTGGTTTCCTGCGCCGATGCCGGCACCATTGTTAATGAGAAAACCGCCGGCAACCAGATGAAAGGCGGCGCCGTGGGCGGCATCGGCATGGCCCTGATGGAGCACGCCCGCATCGACGACCGATTCGGCCGCTACGTCACCAAAGACTTCGCCGACTACCACGTGCCCGTACACGCCGATTCGCCGGATGTGCAGGTGGCTTTCGTCAACCAACCCGACCCGCACGTGAATGCCTTGGGTACCAAAGGCATTGGCGAAATTGCCATTATTGGGGTAGCCCCCGCCATTGCCAACGCCGTGTTTAACGCCACCGGCAAGCGAATTCGGGAGCTGCCAATTACCCCTGATAAGTTGATTTAA
- a CDS encoding gluconate 2-dehydrogenase subunit 3 family protein, which produces MNRRDAVARVALIMGGTLIGGDYFLTSCSSPEAEKEKKATVKKQEKPFLSQEQVAYLNEVGETILPTTKTPGAKAADVGSFMAVMVKDCYKPEDQQIFLKGLTQLEQASQKKNGKGFMELDPAQRTALLTALDAEQKNYSKTKTREAPNHYFRMIKELTLLGYFTSETGSTKALRYLPVPGKYDGCVPYKKGDRAWATT; this is translated from the coding sequence ATGAACAGAAGAGACGCAGTAGCCCGGGTGGCCCTCATCATGGGTGGCACCCTCATCGGGGGCGACTATTTCCTGACCAGCTGCTCCTCGCCCGAGGCGGAGAAAGAGAAAAAGGCCACGGTTAAGAAGCAGGAAAAGCCCTTTCTCAGCCAAGAGCAGGTAGCCTACCTCAACGAAGTGGGCGAAACCATTCTGCCTACCACCAAAACGCCCGGCGCCAAAGCTGCCGACGTGGGCTCCTTTATGGCCGTAATGGTGAAAGACTGCTACAAGCCGGAAGACCAACAGATTTTCCTGAAAGGCTTGACCCAGCTGGAGCAGGCCAGCCAAAAGAAAAACGGCAAGGGTTTTATGGAGCTGGACCCGGCCCAGCGCACGGCCCTACTCACGGCCCTCGACGCGGAGCAGAAAAACTATAGCAAAACCAAAACCCGGGAGGCGCCCAACCACTACTTCCGCATGATCAAGGAACTGACCTTGTTGGGTTACTTTACCTCCGAGACAGGCAGCACCAAGGCCCTACGCTACCTGCCCGTGCCAGGCAAATACGATGGCTGCGTGCCGTATAAAAAAGGCGACCGGGCCTGGGCTACCACCTAG